In the genome of Massilia sp. W12, the window CCGCCGCTGTTTGATTTCCAGCCCGGCTTGCAACAGCTGCAGCAAGGCGCGCAGCGTCTGGCGCAATTACTGGAAGATTTCCAGGCGCCGACGCTGCAAGCCCAGGCTTGATCAACTCAAATTGCCGACAAACAGGCGGCGCAATAAGCGCTGCTTGAGGCTGTCCATTTCCTCCATTTGCATACGCTCCAGATAGCGTTCGACATGCTCATGCTCTTCCACAAAGCTGGCCACAAAGGTATGCAGCAAGTCGAGCGGATGGCCGACCGAGGCTTTGAGTTTTTTCAGCGCTTTGACGATTTGAATTTCATCTTCGCTGAAATCTGTGCCAAAGGGGAAGTCCGGCAATAGCGCGCGATGGCGGCTTAAGCGCGCGGCCAAATCCTGCGGGGTATTGCGGCGCCAGGCGGCTGGCGGCTGGAAATCGTGCGCCAGCTTGCCATGGCGCTTGGCGGCGTCCAGCAATTCATCCTGAAACCTGGCGTCGCTCACGGCCAGCAAGGCGCGCACGCATTCGCCATCGGTCTTGCTGCGCAAATCGGCAATCCCGTATTCCGTGATGACAATATCGCGCAAATGGCGCGGAATCGAGGTCTGCCCGACTGACCAGACGATGTTTGACCACACCTGATCGGCGCGTGCATGGGTGGCGCGCAACATCAAGATCGAGCGCGCATCGGGTAAGGCATCGGCCATCGCGACAAAATTGTATTGCCCGCCCACGCCGGACACCACACGCCCGGAATCGAGCGAATCCGAGGCCGCCGCGCCCAGCAGCGACACCATCATGGTGGTGTTGATAAAGCGCGCTTTGCAGCGTTGCATGCGCGCCAAGCTTTCATGCCCGCTCAGGCTGTTGATAAAACTGATGCGGCGCATGCTGACTTTGGCCTTGAGTTCGGGCGGCAGCAAATGCAAGCTGCTGTAAAAGTCGCGCGGGCCGATGAAAAAGCCGCCATGCATAAAAACCCCGCCCTGCAAGCGCTCGCCTTGCCAGGCTTGCAGCGCCTGCCAGTCTGGCGCGTCTGCGCTGCCAAGCGCCTGGCCGCCGGCCGACAATTGCCCGTCTTGCAAACGCACTTGCGGGGCCAGAATGCCCCAGCGTTGCAACCAATCCAGCGTGGCTTGATCCAGCCCCTGGCCCAGCACGCCCGCATGGCGCAGGCGTTGCAGACTATCCGCCGCCAGCTCGACTTGCAGCACGCCTTGTTGCAGCAGGCTGTGCAAACGCTCATCCGCAAACACTTCGCGCTTGATCACGCCATGCCGGATCAGATGCATAAAGCCATTCACAAACATTTCCGAACAGCCGTACAAGCCTTGCGTAAATTCGCCCTGCTCCGGCCCGGCGGCGCCCAAGTCCTGCATCAGGGTGCGGTATGCTGAATTGTTATGCTGGCGCATGATCAGGCTGTGCGCAATCGCGTCGCCCAGCGAGCCGATGCCGATCTGCAGCGTCCCGCCATCCGCCACCAGGCTGCTGGCGTATAAGCCGATGGCGTAGTCCTGCAGGCTGACTTTCATATTCGGCGGCGCAAATAAATCATGAGTGCTGGCGGCATCTTCCAAAATATAGTCAAAGCATGCTGGCGCGACTTGCGCCTCGCCGGTCATGAATGGCAGTTTGCGGTTGATTGCGGCCACCGTCAGCACACGCCGCCCCTGCGCGGCTAACTGCGGCAGGCGCGCCAAAATATCCAGCGTGGTGTCGGGATTGCTGGAGAGCGACAATTCCATATCCGCGCCCTCGCCTTGCGCGCCGACCGCCTGCGCCAGCACATTCACGCCCAGGGCCAGCATATCGCGCGCGGCATTGGTGTAGTTGCTGCAAATGAAATCTTGCTGCGCCACATCGTTTTCCAGGTAATCGCCGGTTTTCAGGAAAAATTCAATCACCCGCACATTCTGCGGCAGCGCGCCGGCGCGGCGCGCCTTGACATATTCCAGATCGGGATAGTCGCCAAACACGCGCTCGACAAAGGGATCAATAAAACGCCGCTCCAGCTCGCTGGCTCCATGCGGTTTTTCCAGCGACAATGCAGTCAGGATGGTCAAGGACAGTGCGGAATCAGCGGCCACCCGCCGGTACAGCGCATTCACCAGAGGATTGGGTTTGCCGATGCCCAGCGGAATGCCCAATACGATATGCGGGCCGGCTTCTTGCAACAGCTTTTCCACCAGCGCCTGGCAGTCCTGGAAGGTGTTGCCGGGGCGTGCTGTGATATGACTCATCTTTTTCCTCTTTGATTTTGCATGACGCGCTGTGCGCCGCTCAGCCGGCAGACAGCCTGAATGGCAAGAATTTGCACAATCAGACATCCGGCCCTTATTTTCTTCGGTAAAATCAAACATGCTTTCGCCTGTTTCCGGACAATTCTAGCAAGCAAGTGCGGGCGCATAAGGCAGAATAGATAGAAAGGCGGATAGGGATAAGCCGTGAGAATGAGGACCATTTCCAGAAGCACTTTCATGCTCGATGTCCTGGCGTCAGAGGAATTGCCGGCGCCGGCAAGCACTGACAAACTGCCGCCCGCCCCTGCGCTGCAGGCCTGCGCACGCGCAGCGCCGGCGCAAACCGGGGTCTATCTGTTCCGCGACGCGGCGGCGCGCCCGCTTTACATCGGCAAAAGCGTGAATCTGCGCAGCCGCATCCAAGCCCATTTACGCAATCCTGACGAAGCGCGCATGCTGCATGCAGCGCAGGATGTGGTGTGGCAATTGTGCGCTGGCGAAACCGCCGCCCTGTTGCTGGAGGCGGATTTGATCAAGCGCTGGCAACCTGAACACAATATTTTGCTGCGCAGCGCGCGCAGTTTATGCAGCCTGCAACTGGATCAGGATGGCGCCAGACTGGTCAGCGCACGCGAATATGATTTCGCCAGCAGCCCGGATTTGTACGGTTTGTTTTCCGGCAAAACCCGCGCCTTCGCCGCGCTGCGCGAATTGCTGGAAGCGCATGCTTTATGCCCGCAGTTGTGCGGGCTGGAGCCAAGAATTCATGGCCGGCCCTGTTTTTCGCATCAGATCGGGCGCTGTCGCGGGGCCTGCGCCGGAGTTGAGAGCAGCGCTGAACATCAGGCCAGGCTGCGCGCCGCGCTGCACGATATGCGCCTGCTGGTGTGGCCGTTTGAGGGGCCGATTTTGATCAGCGAAGGCGATGCCGCCTGGCGTCAGCATCAAGTGGTGGATAAATGGTGCTGGCTGGGCTGGATTGATGAGGGCGCACGCCCGGCGCCGCCGCTGGCGCAATGCCTGGAACACAAAAAAAGCCGGCGGGCGGGTTTTGACGCCGATATTTACCGGATTCTGCTCAAGCCCCTGCTAAGCGGAAAGCTGGATATCCGCGCCGCGCCGCCAGACTGGCGCACACAGTTGGCGCACCCTGCGCCGGCTGCCGCCGCGCCCCGTCCGCGCAAGGAGAAAGCGCATGAAGCCAGCCGGGCAGGATAAACCAGTCAAGCCGGCTTTCCTGCCGCTCAGCGTCAAGCTGGTGGCTTGGGTGTTTATTTTCTCCTCGCTGTTTACGGTGCTCATGACCTTGATCTTGATCGGCATGCGCTACACCGAAGAACGCGACCATGCGCGCGCGCAACTCGAATTCGCAATCAACAGCTACAGCAAAAGCCTGGCCAACAGCTTGTGGGAAATGGATATGGTCAGCACAGAGCTGCAAATCGAGGCGCTGTCGCGCTTTCCGCTGGTCGGCCACCTGGTCTTGACCACCGGGGTCGGGCCGCAGTTTCATTACCGCGACGGCAAACCCGATCCTTCGCCACCGCCGGACGCGGATAAAGGCGGGCAGTTTTTCCGTGAAAACCTGGCCAGCCCGGCTGACTCTTCGCGCGTGGTGGGGCAGCTATGGCTGTTTGTCGATGAGCAGGCGCTGCTCAAACGTATGGGGGCGGACGCCTTGCGCATCCTGGTGCTGGAGGCAATCAAGGGCGCGCTGCTGGGGCTGCTGGTGATCTGGCTGGTGTCGCGCCTGATCACGCGCCACCTTGAACAAATGGCGCATGACACCGCCGCGCTGCATCCGGATACCCTGGGGCAACCGATCCAGATCACCCGCCGCCATCATGCGCGCCGCGATGAACTGGACATGTTGTGCGATGCGTTTAATAAATTGCACCATGATCTGGTGCATTACCATCGCCGCCGCCAACTCGAAGCGCGCATGCGCGGTCAGGAAAAGCTGGCCGCCTTGAGCGCGCTGGTGGCGGGGGTGGCGCATGAAATGAACACCCCGCTTGGCAACAGCCTGATCATGGCCAGCGCCCTGCATGACAAAACCCGTGAATTAT includes:
- a CDS encoding HAMP domain-containing sensor histidine kinase; this translates as MKPAGQDKPVKPAFLPLSVKLVAWVFIFSSLFTVLMTLILIGMRYTEERDHARAQLEFAINSYSKSLANSLWEMDMVSTELQIEALSRFPLVGHLVLTTGVGPQFHYRDGKPDPSPPPDADKGGQFFRENLASPADSSRVVGQLWLFVDEQALLKRMGADALRILVLEAIKGALLGLLVIWLVSRLITRHLEQMAHDTAALHPDTLGQPIQITRRHHARRDELDMLCDAFNKLHHDLVHYHRRRQLEARMRGQEKLAALSALVAGVAHEMNTPLGNSLIMASALHDKTRELLDKVEQKKLRQSELQHYLHEARDGADLLLGSLSKAADMVQSFKQVAIDRSTAYCENFELAQVCRELAATMAAQIRQNKHQIILDVPAGIMLNSYPLPLSQVLAALIENALVHAYAPGVCGVMQIQASARPDGVTIIFADDGKGIAPEHIERVFDPFFTTRMGQGRNGLGLHICYNIVTSLLRGQIRVESSPGQGARFILDLPLDWRQTGEQDTAEAPNTELP
- a CDS encoding acetyl-CoA hydrolase/transferase C-terminal domain-containing protein gives rise to the protein MSHITARPGNTFQDCQALVEKLLQEAGPHIVLGIPLGIGKPNPLVNALYRRVAADSALSLTILTALSLEKPHGASELERRFIDPFVERVFGDYPDLEYVKARRAGALPQNVRVIEFFLKTGDYLENDVAQQDFICSNYTNAARDMLALGVNVLAQAVGAQGEGADMELSLSSNPDTTLDILARLPQLAAQGRRVLTVAAINRKLPFMTGEAQVAPACFDYILEDAASTHDLFAPPNMKVSLQDYAIGLYASSLVADGGTLQIGIGSLGDAIAHSLIMRQHNNSAYRTLMQDLGAAGPEQGEFTQGLYGCSEMFVNGFMHLIRHGVIKREVFADERLHSLLQQGVLQVELAADSLQRLRHAGVLGQGLDQATLDWLQRWGILAPQVRLQDGQLSAGGQALGSADAPDWQALQAWQGERLQGGVFMHGGFFIGPRDFYSSLHLLPPELKAKVSMRRISFINSLSGHESLARMQRCKARFINTTMMVSLLGAAASDSLDSGRVVSGVGGQYNFVAMADALPDARSILMLRATHARADQVWSNIVWSVGQTSIPRHLRDIVITEYGIADLRSKTDGECVRALLAVSDARFQDELLDAAKRHGKLAHDFQPPAAWRRNTPQDLAARLSRHRALLPDFPFGTDFSEDEIQIVKALKKLKASVGHPLDLLHTFVASFVEEHEHVERYLERMQMEEMDSLKQRLLRRLFVGNLS
- a CDS encoding GIY-YIG nuclease family protein; this encodes MLDVLASEELPAPASTDKLPPAPALQACARAAPAQTGVYLFRDAAARPLYIGKSVNLRSRIQAHLRNPDEARMLHAAQDVVWQLCAGETAALLLEADLIKRWQPEHNILLRSARSLCSLQLDQDGARLVSAREYDFASSPDLYGLFSGKTRAFAALRELLEAHALCPQLCGLEPRIHGRPCFSHQIGRCRGACAGVESSAEHQARLRAALHDMRLLVWPFEGPILISEGDAAWRQHQVVDKWCWLGWIDEGARPAPPLAQCLEHKKSRRAGFDADIYRILLKPLLSGKLDIRAAPPDWRTQLAHPAPAAAAPRPRKEKAHEASRAG